The Roseimicrobium gellanilyticum genome contains a region encoding:
- a CDS encoding type IV pilus twitching motility protein PilT, whose translation MSQTQTEEEAVAVAVAVEEDNSAPAVTALNSVDQYLQLAQEYGCSDLHLATGAPPMWRRYGVLQPIWNDAALLTPEDTRRLAYNFLPDVHVKTLEKRGDVDFAYSPTFGRFRCSVVVQRLGIDMVFRVIDSRIRTIDELSLPETARTLTRYHNGLVLVTGATGSGKSTTLAALVDEVNQEREDHIITLEDPIEYVFTPKGCHVNQREVGSHTASFAAALRGALREDPDVIMVGEMRDLETISLAITAAETGHLVLGTLHTGNAPRTLDRVLDVFPSDQRDQIRIMVSESLRGIISQQLIPRQDGHGRIMALEILVNTPAVANCIREGKTFMLPGIMQTGKSVGMITMDDSLKSLYAEGYISREETLSRSEDKGSMLKFLES comes from the coding sequence ATGAGCCAGACCCAGACAGAAGAAGAAGCAGTCGCCGTAGCAGTAGCCGTGGAAGAAGACAATTCCGCTCCCGCGGTCACCGCGCTCAACTCCGTGGATCAGTACCTGCAGCTCGCCCAGGAGTACGGGTGCTCGGACCTCCACCTCGCGACTGGCGCCCCTCCCATGTGGCGCCGCTATGGCGTGCTCCAGCCCATCTGGAACGACGCAGCCCTGCTCACTCCAGAAGATACCCGTCGTCTGGCGTACAACTTCCTCCCGGACGTCCACGTGAAAACGCTGGAGAAACGCGGTGACGTGGACTTCGCCTACTCCCCGACGTTCGGCCGCTTCCGCTGCTCCGTGGTCGTCCAGCGCCTCGGCATCGACATGGTGTTCCGTGTCATCGACAGCCGCATCCGCACCATTGACGAACTGTCCCTTCCGGAAACAGCCCGCACCCTCACCCGCTATCACAACGGCCTCGTCCTCGTGACCGGCGCCACCGGCTCCGGCAAATCCACCACCCTCGCCGCTCTCGTGGACGAGGTGAACCAGGAACGTGAAGACCACATCATCACGCTGGAAGACCCGATTGAGTACGTCTTCACGCCCAAGGGCTGCCACGTAAACCAGCGCGAAGTGGGCTCCCACACCGCCTCCTTCGCCGCAGCGTTGCGCGGCGCTCTCCGTGAAGACCCGGACGTCATCATGGTCGGTGAAATGCGCGACCTGGAAACCATCTCCCTCGCCATCACCGCCGCGGAAACGGGCCACTTGGTGCTGGGTACGCTCCACACAGGCAATGCCCCGCGTACCCTGGACCGTGTGCTGGACGTCTTCCCCAGCGACCAGCGCGACCAGATCCGCATCATGGTGAGCGAATCCCTCCGAGGCATCATCTCCCAGCAGCTCATCCCGCGACAGGACGGCCACGGCCGTATCATGGCCCTGGAGATCCTGGTGAACACGCCCGCTGTGGCGAACTGTATTCGTGAAGGCAAGACCTTCATGCTCCCCGGCATCATGCAGACCGGCAAGTCCGTGGGCATGATCACCATGGATGACTCGCTCAAGAGCCTCTACGCCGAGGGATACATCAGCCGTGAAGAAACCCTGTCCCGCTCCGAAGATAAGGGCAGCATGCTGAAGTTCCTCGAATCCTGA
- a CDS encoding phage holin family protein: MPSHGLSEPLLRYLEARGILLTLEAQEALGQVVRVLIFVGLAGFAVLVGWLLLASVVADLLMTQARWPWQAAAGALAGFHLVLAVIFLLATRNRLASMRWFGDTINEFRKDRAWLSSQTGKR; this comes from the coding sequence ATGCCCTCCCATGGGCTCTCTGAGCCCCTGCTCCGCTATCTGGAAGCGCGAGGCATCCTGCTGACGCTGGAGGCACAGGAGGCGCTGGGCCAGGTGGTGCGGGTCCTCATCTTTGTGGGACTCGCGGGCTTTGCCGTCCTCGTCGGATGGCTGCTGCTCGCGAGCGTGGTCGCCGACCTCCTCATGACCCAGGCCCGCTGGCCCTGGCAGGCGGCGGCAGGCGCACTCGCCGGGTTTCACCTTGTCCTCGCCGTCATCTTCCTCCTGGCCACGAGAAACCGTCTTGCCTCGATGCGCTGGTTTGGAGACACTATTAACGAATTCAGGAAGGATCGCGCATGGCTCTCCAGCCAGACAGGCAAACGCTGA